In the genome of Neofelis nebulosa isolate mNeoNeb1 chromosome 6, mNeoNeb1.pri, whole genome shotgun sequence, one region contains:
- the NOTCH4 gene encoding neurogenic locus notch homolog protein 4 isoform X1, translating into MQPPSLLLLLLCHSVVKTRVLRCGDFPEPCANGGTCLSLSQGQGSCQCAPGFLGETCQFPDPCQDGQLCQNGGSCQALLPALPGSPSLPSPLAPSFSCTCPSGFTGQRCQAQLKDPCSSFCSKMGRCHIQASGRPRCSCLPGWTGEQCQLRDFCSANPCVNGGVCLATYPQIQCRCPPGFEGHACEHDINECFLDPGPCPKGTSCHNTLGSFWCHCPTGQEGPRCELQPGPCPATGCPNGGTCQLVPGRDSTLHLCLCPQGFRGPSCEVNPDDCAGHQCQNGGTCLDGLSIYTCLCPEAWTGWDCSEDVDECEAQGPPRCQNGGTCQNSAGSFHCVCVSGWGGTGCEENLDDCVAATCAPGSTCIDRVGSFSCLCPPGRTGLLCHMEDMCLSQPCHGEAQCSTNPLTGSPLCLCQPGYSGPTCHQDLDECQMAQQGPSPCEHGGSCLNTPGSFDCLCPPGYTGSRCEADHNECLSQPCHLGSTCLDLLATFHCLCPPGLEGQLCEVETDECASAPCLNQADCQDLLNGFLCVCLPGFTGSRCEEDIDECGSSPCANGGQCQDQPGSFHCECPPGFEGPRCQTEVDECLSGPCPTGASCLDLPGAFFCLCPSGFTGHLCEVPLCAPNLCQPKQKCQDQEDKAHCLCPDGSPGCAPVEDNCTCHHGHCQRSSCVCDVGWTGPECEAELGGCISTPCAHGGTCHPQPSGYNCTCPTGYTGPTCSEELTACHSGPCLNGGSCSPSPGGYSCTCPRSHTGPRCQTSTDHCASAPCLNGGTCVNRPGTSSCLCAAGFQGPRCEGRTRPSCADNPCRNRATCQDGPQGPHCLCPPGYTGDSCQTLVDICAQKPCPHNSHCLQTGPSFQCLCLQGWTGPLCNLPLSSCQKAALSQGTEVSSLCQNGGLCIDSGSSYFCHCPAGFQGSVCQDRVNPCESRPCQHGATCMAQPTGYLCQCAPGYNGENCSKESNACQSQPCHNHGSCTPKPGGFYCTCPPGFVGLRCEGDVDECLDQPCHPPGTAACHSLANAFYCQCLPGYTGQWCEVETDPCQSQPCSNGGSCETTAGPPLGFTCHCLQGFEGPTCNHKAPSCGHHHCHHGGLCLPSPKPGFPPRCACLNGYGGPDCLTPPAPHGCGPPSPCLHNGSCSEIPGLGSPAFRCSCPPSSPGPRCQRPGAKGCEGRGGDGACDAGCSGPGGNWDGGDCSLGVPDPWKGCPSHSRCWLLFRDGQCHPQCDSAECLFDGYDCETPPACTPAYDQYCRDHFHNEHCEKGCNTAECGWDGGDCRPKDGDSEWGPSLALLVVLSPPALDQQLLALARVLSLTLRVGLWVRKDSDGKDMVYPYPGTQAEEELGGTLDPSHQERAAPQTQPGGKETDSLSTGFVVVMGVDLSRCGPDHPASRCPWDPGLLLRFLAAMAAVGALEHLLPGPLLAAHPRAGTAPPTNQLPWPVLCSPVAGVLLLALGALLVLQLIRRRRREHGALWLPPGFIRRPRTQPTPRRRRPPLGEDSIGLKALKPEAEVDEDGVVMCSGTKEGEEVGQAEEVASPSKCQLCPLRGDCQELPQAAMLTPPQESEMDVPDVDTRGPDGVTALMSAVCCGGVESRTFQGSWLGSPEPWEPLLGGGACPQAHTVGTGETPLHLAARFSRPTAARRLLEAGANPNQPDRAGRTPLHTAVAADAREVCQLLLRSRQTAVDARTEDGTTALMLAARLAVEDLVEELIAAQADVGARDKWGKTALHWAAAVNNARAARSLLQAGADKDAQDGREQTPLFLAAREGAVEVAQLLLGLGAARGLRDHAGLAPGDIARQRNHWDLLTLLEGAGSLEARHKATPGRGAGAFPRSRTASGSLPPRRGGALSRNRTLSAGAGPRGGGACLQTQTLSLEWAARGGGAYSHCRSPSKGAGGGLSPGGHRFSPGMRGPRPNPAVVPGRSGAASGGGGGASADDWPCDWVTLRACGSNTPIPPPCLTPSPERGSPQVAWDSPTHQVTPLNAGGEGQK; encoded by the exons ATGCAGCCCCCttcactgctgctgctgctgctgtgtcaCTCAGTCGTCAAGACCAGAG TGCTTCGGTGTGGGGACTTCCCAGAACCCTGTGCCAACGGAGGCACCTGCCTGAGCCTATCTCAGGGACAAGGGAGCTGCCA gtgtGCCCCTGGCTTCCTGGGTGAGACATGCCAGTTTCCTGACCCCTGCCAGGATGGCCAGCTCTGCCAGAATGGGGGCAGCTGCCAAGCTCTGCTTCCCGccctcccaggctcccccagccttccctctcccttGGCCCCCAGCTTCTCCTGCACCTGCCCCTCTGGCTTCACTGGCCAGAGGTGCCAGGCCCAACTCAAGGACCCCTGTTCTTCCTTCTGTTCCAAAATGGGCCGCTGCCATATCCAGGCCTCAGGCCGCCCACGATGTTCCTGTCTGCCTGGATGGACAG GTGAGCAGTGCCAGCTTCGGGACTTCTGCTCAGCCAATCCCTGCGTCAATGGAGGGGTGTGTCTGGCCACATACCCCCAGATCCAGTGCCGCTGCCCACCTGGCTTCGAGGGTCATGCCTGCGAACATGATATCAATGAGTGTTTCCTGGATCCAGGGCCCTGCCCCAAAGGCACCTCCTGCCATAACACCTTGGGATCTTTCTGGTGTCACTGCCCCACTGGGCAGGAGGGTCCACGCTGTGAGCTCCAGCCAGGACCCTGCCCCGCTACGGGCTGTCCCAATGGGGGCACCTGTCAGCTGGTTCCAGGGAGAGACTccaccctccacctctgcctctgcccccaag GTTTCAGAGGCCCGAGCTGTGAGGTGAATCCAGATGACTGTGCTGGGCACCAGTGTCAGAACGGGGGCACTTGCCTGGATGGGCTGAGCATCTACACGTGCCTCTGCCCAGAGGCCTGGACAG GCTGGGATTGCTCCGAAGATGTGGATGAATGTGAGGCTCAGGGTCCCCCTCGCTGCCAAAATGGGGGTACCTGCCAGAACTCAGCTGGCAgcttccattgtgtgtgtgtgagcggctGGGGAGGCACAGGCTGTGAAGAGAACCTAGACGACTGTGTTGCTGCCACCTGTGCCCCGGGATCCACCTGCATTGATCGTGTGGGCTCCTTCTCCTGCCTTTGCCCACCTGGCCGCACAG GACTCCTGTGCCACATGGAGGACATGTGCCTGAGCCAGCCATGCCACGGGGAAGCCCAGTGCAGCACCAATCCCCTGACAGGCTCTCCACTCTGCCTGTGTCAGCCTGGCTACTCGGGGCCCACCTGCCACCAGGACCTGGACGAGTGTCAGATGG CCCAGCAAGGCCCCAGTCCCTGTGAACACGGCGGCTCTTGCCTCAACACCCCCGGCTCCTTTGACTGCCTCTGTCCCCCTGGCTACACGGGCTCCCGCTGCGAGGCTGATCACAATGAGTGCCTGTCCCAGCCCTGCCATCTAGGCAGCACCTGCCTGGACCTGCTTGCCACCTTCCACTGCCTCTGCCCACCAG GCTTAGAAGGGCAGCTCTGTGAGGTGGAGACAGACGAGTGTGCCTCTGCTCCTTGCCTGAACCAGGCTGACTGCCAGGACCTCCTCAACGGTTTCCTGTGTGTCTGCCTGCCTG GATTCACTGGCTCCCGGTGTGAGGAGGACATCGATGAGTGTGGAAGCTCTCCCTGTGCCAACGGTGGGCAGTGCCAGGACCAGCCTGGATCATTCCATTGCGAGTGTCCTCCAG GCTTTGAAGGCCCTCGCTGTCAGACCGAGGTGGATGAGTGTCTGAGTGGCCCATGCCCCACTGGAGCAAGCTGCCTGGATCTCCCAGGAGCCTTCTTTTGCCTCTGCCCCTCTGGCTTCACAG gtCATCTCTGTGAGGTTCCCCTGTGTGCCCCCAACCTGTGCCAGCCCAAGCAAAAATGCCAAGATCAGGAAGACAAGGCCCACTGCCTCTGCCCTGATGGAAGCCCTGGCTGTGCCCCCGTTGAGGACAACTGCACCTGCCACCACGGACACTGCCAGAG ATCCTCATGTGTGTGTGATGTGGGATGGACAGGACCAGAATGTGAAGCAGAGCTAGGGGGCTGCATCTCCACACCCTGTGCGCATGGGGGCAcctgccacccccagccctcgGGCTACAACTGTACCTGCCCCACAGGCTACACAG GCCCCACCTGCAGCGAGGAGCTAACAGCTTGTCACTCAGGGCCCTGTCTCAATGGTGGCTCCTGtagccccagccctgggggctATTCCTGCACCTGCCCTCGGAGCCACACTGGGCCCCGCTGCCAGACAAGCACTGACCACTGTGCCTCTG ccccgTGCCTCAATGGGGGTACCTGTGTGAACAGGCCTGGCacctcctcctgcctctgtgcTGCGGGCTTCCAAGGCCCACGCTGTGAGGGAAGGACCCGTCCTAGCTGTGCAGACAA CCCCTGTAGGAACAGGGCAACCTGCCAAGATGGCCCTCAGGGTCCCCACTGCCTCTGCCCCCCTGGCTACACAGGAGACAGCTGCCAG ACTCTGGTGGACATCTGTGCCCAGAAGCCCTGTCCACACAATTCCCACTGCCTCCAGACTGGGCCCTCCTTCCAGTGCCTGTGCCTCCAGGGATGGACCGGGCCTCTCTGCAACCTTCCGCTGTCCTCCTGCCAGAAGGCAGCTTTGAGCCAAG GCACAGAAGTTTCTTCCCTGTGCCAGAATGGAGGTCTCTGCATCGACAGTGGCTCCTCCTACTTCTGCCACTGCCCCGCTGGATTCCAAGGCAGCGTATGTCAGGACAGGGTGAACCCATGTGAGTCCAGGCCCTGCCAACATGGGGCCACGTGCATGGCCCAGCCCACTGGGTATCTCTGCCAG TGTGCCCCAGGCTACAATGGAGAGAACTGCTCAAAGGAATCCAATGCCTGTCAATCCCAGCCCTGTCACAACCATGGGAGCTGCACCCCCAAACCTGGAGGCTTCTACTGCACCTGCCCTCCAGGTTTTGTGGGGCTGCGCTGTGAAGGGGACGTAGATGAGTGTCTGGACCAGCCCTGCCACCCCCCAGGCACTGCAGCCTGCCACTCTCTGGCCAATGCTTTCTACTGCCAATGTCTGCCTGGATACACGG gCCAGTGGTGTGAAGTGGAGACAGACCCTTGCCAGAGCCAGCCCTGCTCCAACGGAGGGTCTTGTGAGACAACAGCAGGACCACCCCTGGGTTTCACCTGCCACTGCCTCCAG GGTTTTGAGGGCCCCACCTGCAACCACAAAGCCCCCTCCTGtggccaccaccactgccaccacggTGGCCTGTGTCTGCCCTCCCCCAAGCCTGGCTTCCCACCCCGCTGTGCCTGCCTCAATGGCTATGGGGGCCCTGACTGCCTGACCCCACCTGCTCCTCATGGCTGTGGCCCTCCTTCTCCATGCCTACACAATGGCAGTTGCTCAGAGATCCCTGGGCTGGGGTCCCCAGCCTTCCGATgctcctgccctcccagctctccaGGGCCCCGGTGTCAGAGGCCTGGAGCAAAGGGATGTGAGGGCAGAGGTGGAGATGGGGCCTGTGATGCTGGCTGCAGCGGCCCTGGAGGAAATTGGGATGGGGGAGACTGCTCCCTGGGGGTCCCGGACCCCTGGAAGGGCTGCCCTTCCCACTCCCGGTGTTGGCTTCTCTTCCGGGATGGGCAGTGCCACCCACAGTGTGACTCTGCAGAGTGTCTGTTTGATGGCTACGACTGTGAGACTCCTCCAGCCTGCAC TCCAGCCTATGACCAGTACTGCCGTGATCACTTCCACAATGAGCACTGCGAGAAAGGCTGCAACACTGCAGAATGTGGCTGGGATGGGGGTGACTGCAGGCCCAAAGATGGAGATTCAGAATGGGGGCCCTCCCTGGCCCTGCTGGTGGTGCTGAGCCCCCCAGCCCTGGACCAGCAGCTGCTTGCCCTGGCCCGGGTGCTATCCCTGACTCTGAGAGTGGGGCTCTGGGTAAGGAAGGACAGTGATGGCAAGGATATGGTGTACCCCTATCCTGGGACCCAGGCCGAAGAGGAGCTAGGAGGAACCCTGGATCCCTCTCATCAGGAGAGAGCAGCCCCTCAAACACAGCCTGGAGGCAAGGAGACAGACTCTCTCAGCACTGG GTTTGTGGTAGTGATGGGTGTGGATTTGTCCCGCTGTGGCCCTGACCACCCTGCATCCCGCTGTCCCTGGGACCCTGGGCTCCTGCTCCGCTTCCTTGCTGCAATGGCTGCAGTGGGGGCCCTGGAGCACCTACTGCCAGGACCGCTGCTGGCTGCCCATCCTCGTGCTGGCACTG CACCACCAACCAACCAGCTTCCCTGGCCTGTGCTGTGCTCACCAGTGGCTGGGGTGCTCCTCCTGGCCCTTGGGGCTCTTCTCGTCCTTCAGCTCATCCGGCGGCGGCGCCGTGAGCATGGGGCCCTCTGGCTGCCCCCTGGTTTCATTCGAAGGCCTCGAACTCAGCCCACTCCCCGCAGACGCCGGCCTCCCCTGGGTGAAGATAGCATTGGCCTCAA GGCACTGAAGCCAGAGGCAGAAGTTGATGAGGATGGAGTTGTGATGTGCTCAGGCACCAAAGAAGGCGAAGAGGTGGGCCAG GCTGAGGAAGTGGCCTCACCCTCCAAGTGCCAGCTCTGTCCTCTGAGGGGTGACTGTCAGGAGCTTCCCCAGGCAGCCATGCTGACTCCTCCCCAGGAATCTGAGATGGATGTCCCTGACGTGGATACCCGCGGACCTG ATGGGGTGACAGCCCTGATGTCAGCAGTTTGCTGTGGGGGAGTGGAGTCCAGGACCTTCCAGGGGTCATGGTTGGGAAGCCCTGAACCCTGGGAACCTCTGTTGGGTGGAGGGGCCTGTCCCCAGGCTCACACTGTGGGTACTGGGGAGACACCCCTGCACCTGGCTGCCCGATTCTCCCGGCCAACTGCTGCCCGCCGTCTCCTTGAGGCTGGAGCCAACCCCAACCAGCCAGACCGAGCAGGGCGCACCCCACTTCACACCGCTGTGGCTGCTGACGCTCGGGAGGTTTGCCAG CTCCTGCTCCGCAGCAGACAGACTGCAGTGGATGCACGGACAGAGGACGGGACCACAGCCCTGATGCTGGCCGCTAGGCTGGCGGTGGAGGACCTGGTTGAAGAACTGATTGCAGCCCAAGCAGATGTGGGGGCCAGAGATAAATGGG GAAAAACCGCGCTGCACTGGGCCGCCGCCGTGAACAACGCCCGGGCCGCCCGCTCCCTTCTCCAGGCCGGAGCCGATAAAGATGCCCAGGACGGCAGG GAGCAGACGCCGCTGTTCCTGGCGGCCCGAGAAGGGGCGGTGGAAGTAGCTCAACTGCTGCTGGGACTAGGAGCGGCCCGAGGACTGCGGGACCACGCCGGGCTAGCGCCCGGAGACATCGCTCGCCAGCGTAACCACTGGGATCTGCTGACGCTACTGGAGGGGGCGGGGTCACTGGAAGCGCGTCACAAAGCCACTCCCGGCCGCGGGGCGGGAGCCTTCCCGCGCTCGCGTACCGCGTCGGGAAGCTTGCCCCCGCGTCGGGGCGGGGCTCTGTCGCGCAACCGGACGCTGTCAGCTGGGGCTGGTCCGCGTGGGGGCGGAGCATGTTTGCAAACCCAGACTTTGTCATTAGAATGGGCCGCGCGTGGGGGTGGAGCCTATTCGCATTGCCGGAGCCCCTCGAAAGGAGCAGGAGGCGGCCTGTCCCCCGGAGGCCATAGGTTTTCTCCAGGCATGCGCGGGCCTCGGCCCAACCCTGCTGTAGTGCCAGGAAGATCCGGGGCCgcttccgggggtgggggtggggcctcaGCCGACGATTGGCCCTGCGATTGGGTGACCCTGAGAGCCTGCGGCTCCAACACTCCAATCCCGCCTCCTTGCCTTACGCCGTCCCCGGAGCGGGGATCCCCTCAAGTCGCCTGGGATTCTCCAACCCACCAAGTAACACCTTTAAACGCGGGAGGCGAGGGTCAAAAATAG